Part of the Arthrobacter gengyunqii genome is shown below.
GCTGGGCCGAAACACCCTGAACGTGGGCCTGTCACTGGCCGTCGTCGTCGTGCTCTGGGTCGTGGCCCTGCGGATCCTCGATGTCTCCAGCTACATCGGCAAGGGCCCCCTGGATGTCTGGAAGTACCTGTTTGTGCAGGAGGACGCGGCGGAGAACCTCGCCGGCCTGTTCGCGGCGCTGGGCCGGACAATGGCCGACGCCGCCCTCGGGTTTATTTCCGGCCTCACGGCCGCGATCGTGATCGCCACTCTGTTCACCCTGTTCCGCGGCGTGGAACACGCTCTGATGCCGATGGCCATGCTGCTGCGCTCCGTCCCGCTGGTGGCGATGGCTCCCATCATTATTCTGATCTTTGGCCGCGAAACCGCCGCAGTGGGAGCGATGGGCGGCATAGTGGTGCTCTTTCCCGCGCTGGTGACGATCGTAATGGGCCTGCGCTCGGCCTCACCGGCCATGATGGACGTCATCACCGTCTTCGGCGGCAGCAAGTTTGACGCGTTCCGTAAAGTGGCGCTGCCCTCCTCGATGCCTGCTTTCTTCACCGCGCTGCGCATCTCCATCCCGGGAGCCCTGACCGGGGCGCTGCTGGCCGAATGGCTCGCCACCGGCCAGGGCATCGGTTACGAGATCATTTCCTCGGTCTCCCGCGCCCGCTACGACGCCGTCTGGGCCTCCGTGGTCGGCGTGACCCTGGCCTCGCTGCTGCTCTACGGTGTCGTGTCCCTGATTGAGGCAGCCGTCATGCGCCGCATGGGCAAGAAACCGTGAGGCGGCCCATGCAGGCGGGCAGCCGCCAGCCCGCGCTCCCCGGTACGGCGAAGGCTGACACCCTCATCACCAACGCGCACGTCGTGGCCGACCGGGACACCGAGTACCCCGGCGGCTGGATCGCCCTCACCACAGGGCGGGTGGCCGCCGTCGGGCACTCCTTCGAGGCGCCGCCTCAGGCACACCACACCATCGACGCGGGTGGGCGCCTGCTCACCCCGGGCCTCGTCAACACCCACCACCACATGTACCAGAACCTCACACGCTCCTACGGACCTGCCGTTAACGGCAGTCTCTTTGACTGGCTCACCACGCTCTATCCACTCTGGGCGGGGCTGGACGAGGAAAACACCTACCTTTCGACCTACGTGGGCATCGTGGAACTGCTCATGGGCGGGTGCACCACGTCCAGCGACCACCTGTACGTACACCCCCGGCCCGGGCTCATCGACGCCCAGGTGGCTGCGGCCACCGAACTGGGCTTCC
Proteins encoded:
- a CDS encoding ABC transporter permease; protein product: MNTETLKGLGRNTLNVGLSLAVVVVLWVVALRILDVSSYIGKGPLDVWKYLFVQEDAAENLAGLFAALGRTMADAALGFISGLTAAIVIATLFTLFRGVEHALMPMAMLLRSVPLVAMAPIIILIFGRETAAVGAMGGIVVLFPALVTIVMGLRSASPAMMDVITVFGGSKFDAFRKVALPSSMPAFFTALRISIPGALTGALLAEWLATGQGIGYEIISSVSRARYDAVWASVVGVTLASLLLYGVVSLIEAAVMRRMGKKP